The following proteins come from a genomic window of Bactrocera tryoni isolate S06 chromosome 1, CSIRO_BtryS06_freeze2, whole genome shotgun sequence:
- the LOC120771624 gene encoding nuclear pore complex protein nup43, with product MSPFTSDLNGSSNNMNMMSYADSMSLMARGNASDNANRNNSNMNNNSNNNESDNSSGCDNMSLLSRCRRNISMGASNLMSYQNMLVMLTVLVCGLATVNGLKCHMCGQYNEGVGSITPCLNYSDQYAHLYLKECSKKSEKYCVFQVISFTTNHPPLTFINLT from the exons ATGTCACCATTTACAAGCGATTTGaacggcagcagcaacaacatgaaCATGATGAGCTATGCGGACAGCATGTCACTGATGGCACGCGGCAATGCCAGCGACAATGCCAACCGCAACAATAGCAACAtgaacaacaatagcaacaacaacgaaagcGACAACAGCAGCGGATGTGACAATATGTCGTTGCTGAGTCGCTGCCGTCGCAACATCAGCATGGGCGCTAGCAATTTGATGAGCTACCAGAATATGCTCGTTATGCTAACGGTATTGGTGTGCGGCCTTGCCACTGTTAACGGGCTCAAGTGCCACATGTGCGGCCAGTATAACGAGGGCGTCGGCTCGATTACGCCCTGTCTCAACTATTCGGATCAATATGCACATCTCTACTTGAAGGAATGTTCGAAGAAAAGCGAGAAATACTGTGTG TTCCAAGTCATTAGTTTTACCACGAACCATCCACCGTTAACTTTTATAAACCTTACCTAA